A region of Betta splendens chromosome 13, fBetSpl5.4, whole genome shotgun sequence DNA encodes the following proteins:
- the yif1b gene encoding protein YIF1B isoform X1: MDYNATQSGFRQRKLQPNMRQRNSSMEGPDGSQLFEDTSGAGPRTQSGYRNQQTEPQQAGFAGQSLLSDPMSNLAMAYGSSLASQGKEMVDKNLDRFIPISKLKYYFAVDTVYVGKKLGLLVFPYMHNNWEVSYQQDTPVAPRFDVNAPDLYIPAMSFITYVLVAGVALGTQNRFSPELLGVQASSALVWLIMEVLAVLLSLYLVTVNTDLTTIDLLAFSGYKYVGMIVGLVAGLLFGRPAYYLSLLWCCAAIFVFTIRTLRLKLLSEAAAEGKLVRGTRNQLRMYLTMSIAAAQPIFMYWLTYHLIR, translated from the exons ATGGATTATAACGCGACTCAGAGTGGGTTCAGACAGCGTAAGTTAC AGCCAAATATGCGTCAAAGAAACAGCTCGATGGAAGGTCCAGATGGCAGCCAGTTGTTTGAGGATACAAGTGGAGCTGGACCCAGAACACAGTCAGGCTACAG GAACCAGCAGACAGAACCACAACAGGCAGGATTTGCTGGCCAATCCCTCCTCTCTGACCCCATGTCTAACCTGGCTATGGCATATGGCAGCTCCCTGGCATCCCAGGGAAAGGAAATGGTGGACAAGAAT ctggACAGGTTCATCCCAATTTCCAAGCTTAAATACTACTTTGCCGTGGATACTGTGTATGTAGGCAAGAAGCTGGGTCTTCTAGTCTTCCCCTACATGCATAAT AACTGGGAGGTGAGCTACCAGCAGGACACTCCTGTGGCTCCACGCTTTGACGTAAATGCTCCAGATCTTTATATTCCCGCAATGAGCTTCATCACATACGTCCTGGTGGCCGGCGTGGCTCTTGGCACACAGAATAG GTTTTCCCCAGAGCTGCTGGGAGTTCAGGCCAGCTCAGCGTTGGTGTGGCTGATTATGGAAGTCTTAGCAGTTCTGCTGTCACTCTACCTTGTTACTGTAAACACCGACCTCACAACCATAGATCTACTGGCATTTTCTGGCTACAAATATGTTGG GATGATCGTAGGTTTAGTAGCAGGGCTCTTGTTTGGGAGGCCAGCGTATTATCTCTCTCTACTGTGGTGTTGCGCTGCCATCTTTGTCTTTACA ATCCGCACTCTGCGCCTGAAGCTGTTatctgaggcagcagcagaaggcaaACTGGTGAGAGGAACCAGAAACCAGCTGAGGATGTACCTCACTATGTCTATAGCAGCAGCACAACCCATCTTCATGTATTGGCTGACCTACCACCTCATCAGATAA
- the yif1b gene encoding protein YIF1B isoform X3, whose protein sequence is MRQRNSSMEGPDGSQLFEDTSGAGPRTQSGYRNQQTEPQQAGFAGQSLLSDPMSNLAMAYGSSLASQGKEMVDKNLDRFIPISKLKYYFAVDTVYVGKKLGLLVFPYMHNNWEVSYQQDTPVAPRFDVNAPDLYIPAMSFITYVLVAGVALGTQNRFSPELLGVQASSALVWLIMEVLAVLLSLYLVTVNTDLTTIDLLAFSGYKYVGMIVGLVAGLLFGRPAYYLSLLWCCAAIFVFTIRTLRLKLLSEAAAEGKLVRGTRNQLRMYLTMSIAAAQPIFMYWLTYHLIR, encoded by the exons ATGCGTCAAAGAAACAGCTCGATGGAAGGTCCAGATGGCAGCCAGTTGTTTGAGGATACAAGTGGAGCTGGACCCAGAACACAGTCAGGCTACAG GAACCAGCAGACAGAACCACAACAGGCAGGATTTGCTGGCCAATCCCTCCTCTCTGACCCCATGTCTAACCTGGCTATGGCATATGGCAGCTCCCTGGCATCCCAGGGAAAGGAAATGGTGGACAAGAAT ctggACAGGTTCATCCCAATTTCCAAGCTTAAATACTACTTTGCCGTGGATACTGTGTATGTAGGCAAGAAGCTGGGTCTTCTAGTCTTCCCCTACATGCATAAT AACTGGGAGGTGAGCTACCAGCAGGACACTCCTGTGGCTCCACGCTTTGACGTAAATGCTCCAGATCTTTATATTCCCGCAATGAGCTTCATCACATACGTCCTGGTGGCCGGCGTGGCTCTTGGCACACAGAATAG GTTTTCCCCAGAGCTGCTGGGAGTTCAGGCCAGCTCAGCGTTGGTGTGGCTGATTATGGAAGTCTTAGCAGTTCTGCTGTCACTCTACCTTGTTACTGTAAACACCGACCTCACAACCATAGATCTACTGGCATTTTCTGGCTACAAATATGTTGG GATGATCGTAGGTTTAGTAGCAGGGCTCTTGTTTGGGAGGCCAGCGTATTATCTCTCTCTACTGTGGTGTTGCGCTGCCATCTTTGTCTTTACA ATCCGCACTCTGCGCCTGAAGCTGTTatctgaggcagcagcagaaggcaaACTGGTGAGAGGAACCAGAAACCAGCTGAGGATGTACCTCACTATGTCTATAGCAGCAGCACAACCCATCTTCATGTATTGGCTGACCTACCACCTCATCAGATAA
- the yif1b gene encoding protein YIF1B isoform X2, with product MDYNATQSGFRQQPNMRQRNSSMEGPDGSQLFEDTSGAGPRTQSGYRNQQTEPQQAGFAGQSLLSDPMSNLAMAYGSSLASQGKEMVDKNLDRFIPISKLKYYFAVDTVYVGKKLGLLVFPYMHNNWEVSYQQDTPVAPRFDVNAPDLYIPAMSFITYVLVAGVALGTQNRFSPELLGVQASSALVWLIMEVLAVLLSLYLVTVNTDLTTIDLLAFSGYKYVGMIVGLVAGLLFGRPAYYLSLLWCCAAIFVFTIRTLRLKLLSEAAAEGKLVRGTRNQLRMYLTMSIAAAQPIFMYWLTYHLIR from the exons ATGGATTATAACGCGACTCAGAGTGGGTTCAGACAGC AGCCAAATATGCGTCAAAGAAACAGCTCGATGGAAGGTCCAGATGGCAGCCAGTTGTTTGAGGATACAAGTGGAGCTGGACCCAGAACACAGTCAGGCTACAG GAACCAGCAGACAGAACCACAACAGGCAGGATTTGCTGGCCAATCCCTCCTCTCTGACCCCATGTCTAACCTGGCTATGGCATATGGCAGCTCCCTGGCATCCCAGGGAAAGGAAATGGTGGACAAGAAT ctggACAGGTTCATCCCAATTTCCAAGCTTAAATACTACTTTGCCGTGGATACTGTGTATGTAGGCAAGAAGCTGGGTCTTCTAGTCTTCCCCTACATGCATAAT AACTGGGAGGTGAGCTACCAGCAGGACACTCCTGTGGCTCCACGCTTTGACGTAAATGCTCCAGATCTTTATATTCCCGCAATGAGCTTCATCACATACGTCCTGGTGGCCGGCGTGGCTCTTGGCACACAGAATAG GTTTTCCCCAGAGCTGCTGGGAGTTCAGGCCAGCTCAGCGTTGGTGTGGCTGATTATGGAAGTCTTAGCAGTTCTGCTGTCACTCTACCTTGTTACTGTAAACACCGACCTCACAACCATAGATCTACTGGCATTTTCTGGCTACAAATATGTTGG GATGATCGTAGGTTTAGTAGCAGGGCTCTTGTTTGGGAGGCCAGCGTATTATCTCTCTCTACTGTGGTGTTGCGCTGCCATCTTTGTCTTTACA ATCCGCACTCTGCGCCTGAAGCTGTTatctgaggcagcagcagaaggcaaACTGGTGAGAGGAACCAGAAACCAGCTGAGGATGTACCTCACTATGTCTATAGCAGCAGCACAACCCATCTTCATGTATTGGCTGACCTACCACCTCATCAGATAA